A part of Corynebacterium mustelae genomic DNA contains:
- a CDS encoding DMT family transporter, whose protein sequence is MKSYASSSTKTKATLCAVLAAAFYAVSVPMSKLFIADVRPAMLAAFLYLGAGVGMTLSVFVPWMFIRSSRQSSRVEVTTGTGHSSWEKQDLPFVLAMIALDIAAPILLMFGVSLTTSATVSLLNNFEIVATSVIAFVAFKEEVSRRLWLAIASVTVSSIILSVESDANFSLNYGAIFVLAACVCWGVENNCTTRLSSKSPQQLVIIKGMFSGLGCFVVAKILAEEVPNIGIVAGAMFVGFVGYGLSITFYIFAQRNLGAAKTSAYYAIAPFLGVAFSMIILGEIPNSQFWLALLIMVCATYLMVKDSIELQHSHLHSHTHTHFHSHGDVYHCHEHAHSHLHAHTHNSDSSEAVHDHDHDFLSVVHDHSDHSH, encoded by the coding sequence ATGAAAAGCTACGCGTCAAGCAGTACGAAAACTAAAGCAACTTTGTGTGCCGTGCTGGCGGCAGCGTTCTATGCAGTTTCGGTGCCGATGTCAAAACTATTCATTGCAGACGTTCGGCCTGCGATGCTGGCAGCGTTTCTCTATCTCGGTGCGGGCGTCGGGATGACTCTTAGCGTCTTTGTACCTTGGATGTTTATAAGGTCTTCCCGCCAGAGCTCACGCGTTGAAGTCACAACAGGGACGGGGCATAGTTCCTGGGAAAAACAAGATCTTCCTTTCGTTCTTGCAATGATAGCTCTCGATATCGCAGCGCCGATCTTGCTAATGTTTGGGGTCTCGTTAACCACTTCGGCAACGGTTTCGCTTCTTAACAACTTTGAAATTGTTGCAACATCAGTGATAGCTTTTGTTGCTTTCAAAGAAGAAGTTTCGCGGCGATTGTGGCTTGCGATCGCGTCAGTTACTGTTTCCAGCATTATTTTAAGTGTCGAAAGTGACGCTAACTTTAGCCTGAATTATGGTGCTATCTTTGTTTTGGCCGCATGCGTGTGTTGGGGAGTAGAAAACAACTGTACAACGCGACTGTCCTCCAAATCACCGCAGCAATTAGTGATAATCAAAGGCATGTTTTCCGGATTAGGATGCTTCGTCGTCGCCAAAATTCTGGCGGAGGAGGTTCCAAACATTGGGATCGTTGCCGGAGCGATGTTCGTTGGCTTCGTCGGTTACGGATTGAGCATTACATTTTATATTTTCGCACAACGAAACTTAGGTGCTGCAAAAACTTCGGCCTATTACGCTATCGCTCCGTTTTTAGGGGTGGCTTTCAGCATGATTATCCTCGGTGAAATTCCTAATTCACAGTTCTGGCTGGCGCTATTAATCATGGTCTGTGCAACGTACCTTATGGTAAAGGATTCGATTGAGTTGCAGCACTCTCACCTGCATTCGCACACGCATACTCACTTCCATTCCCACGGAGATGTTTATCATTGTCATGAACATGCGCATAGCCATTTACACGCTCATACCCACAACAGTGATTCATCGGAAGCTGTACATGATCATGACCACGATTTTCTCAGCGTAGTCCACGATCATTCGGATCATTCGCACTAA
- a CDS encoding cation:proton antiporter codes for MEIMVGLIGLLFATVIMVAIGDRWGLPWPVLLTILAAGAIFIPGIPQVHIDSELMLPVFIPPLLWALARRTSWAQIRHHWRSIMLLSVLLVLVTAFAVGVTAYLLVPALSLAGAIVIGAAVSPPDPVAVDAVAEPAGVPRRLTNTLQTEGLFNDAASILVFNLGLSVLVQGNSVTWWQAILTFIYSAGVAILIGWLIGISAARLTGWMTSSVARNAFTWVIPFATFLAAEAFHASGVVAIVIAAIEFNSRVDVEAEDRLSGTAFWEIVEMLFTGLAFGLIGIMVRDAIVEVGSDLWNAVWLGLVLSVVAIVVRGLWFWVIYRVNKHFNRRCGAPLRLQEVLLLTWAGMRGLVTLALVLSIPVTSGFGLYHELPVIALVVVFITMVIPGLTLPWLMKRLSLDAGPDAFGDIAREELVNRARQAAYEHILSRADEIGQGRAQAMMTRFDEVSHLEDFEDERLPPEKRRERLLQIRSIMQETHLEALEAAQKELLSARRERYVDPAILDEVLFDVDRQIIGAKAKRAHYQNIDVSRNH; via the coding sequence ATGGAAATAATGGTGGGTCTTATTGGATTGCTATTTGCCACAGTAATAATGGTTGCTATTGGTGATCGGTGGGGGCTACCGTGGCCTGTTTTGCTCACTATTCTTGCAGCGGGAGCCATTTTTATTCCAGGCATTCCGCAGGTTCATATTGATAGTGAACTGATGTTGCCGGTGTTTATTCCGCCGTTGTTATGGGCCCTAGCTCGCCGAACGTCGTGGGCCCAGATTAGACATCATTGGCGCTCGATAATGTTGTTGTCCGTGTTATTGGTACTTGTAACAGCATTCGCAGTAGGTGTTACAGCCTACCTTTTGGTTCCTGCGTTGTCGTTAGCTGGTGCGATCGTTATCGGTGCCGCAGTTTCCCCTCCTGATCCAGTTGCAGTTGATGCTGTTGCTGAACCCGCAGGGGTACCTCGCAGGTTGACAAATACACTGCAGACTGAGGGTCTGTTTAATGACGCCGCTTCGATTCTTGTTTTTAACCTGGGCTTAAGTGTATTGGTTCAGGGAAATTCAGTGACATGGTGGCAAGCGATCTTGACGTTTATTTACTCCGCAGGTGTTGCCATTTTGATCGGCTGGTTGATCGGTATTTCGGCGGCTCGGTTAACAGGGTGGATGACTTCTTCGGTTGCGCGTAATGCTTTTACGTGGGTTATTCCATTTGCAACTTTTCTTGCTGCCGAAGCGTTTCATGCGTCTGGGGTGGTAGCAATCGTTATTGCTGCAATTGAATTTAACTCTCGTGTGGATGTTGAGGCAGAGGACCGGTTGTCTGGTACGGCTTTCTGGGAAATTGTCGAAATGTTGTTTACTGGCTTGGCTTTCGGCTTAATCGGAATTATGGTGCGCGACGCTATCGTCGAAGTTGGTTCCGATTTGTGGAATGCTGTGTGGCTTGGCCTTGTACTATCTGTCGTCGCAATCGTGGTTCGCGGGCTTTGGTTCTGGGTCATTTATCGGGTTAATAAGCACTTTAATCGTAGATGTGGTGCCCCACTTAGGCTGCAAGAAGTTTTGTTATTGACATGGGCAGGAATGCGCGGGTTAGTGACGTTGGCCTTAGTATTGTCTATCCCGGTTACTTCAGGTTTTGGCTTGTATCATGAATTACCAGTGATCGCCTTGGTTGTGGTGTTTATTACCATGGTTATTCCTGGTTTAACCCTTCCGTGGTTGATGAAACGGCTGTCCTTAGATGCAGGCCCCGATGCGTTTGGTGATATTGCTAGGGAGGAATTGGTAAATCGGGCTCGGCAGGCCGCATACGAGCACATTCTTTCCCGGGCGGATGAAATTGGACAAGGGCGTGCTCAAGCTATGATGACGCGCTTCGATGAAGTATCACATTTGGAAGATTTTGAAGATGAGAGACTGCCACCAGAAAAACGTCGCGAGCGGCTACTGCAGATTCGATCGATTATGCAGGAGACACATTTAGAAGCGTTGGAGGCTGCCCAAAAGGAACTGCTTTCTGCGCGTCGCGAGCGTTATGTTGACCCTGCAATCTTGGATGAAGTGCTTTTCGACGTCGATAGGCAGATCATAGGGGCGAAAGCGAAGCGGGCACATTATCAAAACATTGATGTCAGTCGCAATCATTAA
- the bioD gene encoding ATP-dependent dethiobiotin synthetase BioD encodes MGIIVVSGLASGVGKTTAAAAIVRVLQDRGRNVIPVKVARLQKPHVQMDIGTIKKLTGISGVDFSDDPSPLDRIRDLVKNGRTVVVEGSGGLSVPLRGSATIAHIANRLDAPLVVVSGMDPGAVDLAVAAVRFAHSCGARVEGLLGGKLPAGADLRTRLRLMEVSKATGVPFLGSLNDGVGALGEEAFAQATRTIFLPEHW; translated from the coding sequence ATGGGGATAATTGTGGTGTCTGGTTTGGCATCAGGAGTAGGAAAAACTACCGCAGCTGCTGCAATTGTTCGGGTTTTGCAAGATCGAGGTCGCAATGTCATCCCGGTGAAGGTAGCACGATTGCAAAAGCCGCATGTACAAATGGACATCGGAACAATTAAAAAACTTACAGGGATTTCTGGTGTGGATTTCTCGGACGACCCTAGTCCACTTGACCGGATTAGAGATCTAGTTAAAAACGGGCGAACAGTTGTCGTCGAAGGCTCAGGTGGGTTGAGTGTGCCGTTGCGAGGTTCAGCCACAATAGCGCATATTGCGAACCGGTTGGACGCTCCGCTAGTGGTGGTTTCGGGTATGGATCCGGGAGCGGTTGACCTTGCCGTGGCCGCTGTGAGGTTTGCGCATTCGTGCGGTGCGCGAGTAGAAGGATTGCTTGGTGGTAAATTGCCAGCAGGCGCCGACTTGCGTACCAGGTTGAGGTTAATGGAAGTGTCCAAAGCAACTGGTGTGCCGTTTTTGGGGAGCTTAAATGACGGTGTTGGTGCGTTAGGAGAGGAAGCCTTTGCGCAGGCTACTCGAACCATCTTCCTTCCGGAGCATTGGTGA
- a CDS encoding class I SAM-dependent methyltransferase encodes MNSVSDKDAPQPIRTIPPVSRKNMPKFVSDVHRNEAAGAFKSGAELYHDVRPGYPPEVIELITTESNSPYRILDVGAGTGKLTSALDTVLGDRAEIYALDPSINMLRTLLDCGFCAWQATAEVSAAQDETFDVITCAQTWHWVDSRIASAECDRISTSHAQLLLVWNTLDVNIPWVHRLSRIMHSGDTLAEGFFPSVHAPWQLYDELRLRWSQPVTPELVHQLMHTRSYWLRSTTAIREKMTANLRWYLNEHLGFQPDQEILLPYRCDAFIYRKQK; translated from the coding sequence ATGAACTCCGTTTCCGATAAAGATGCACCGCAACCGATTCGCACCATTCCGCCGGTGTCCCGAAAAAACATGCCAAAATTCGTTTCTGATGTGCACCGTAATGAGGCAGCAGGTGCATTTAAAAGCGGAGCTGAGCTTTATCACGATGTCCGCCCTGGCTACCCACCCGAAGTGATAGAACTAATTACTACCGAAAGTAATAGCCCTTACCGAATTCTGGATGTGGGGGCTGGCACCGGAAAACTTACTTCGGCATTAGACACCGTTCTTGGTGACCGCGCTGAAATTTATGCATTAGATCCCAGCATCAACATGTTAAGAACGTTGCTGGACTGCGGCTTTTGTGCATGGCAGGCGACCGCTGAGGTTTCAGCGGCTCAAGACGAGACTTTCGATGTAATTACGTGTGCGCAGACATGGCATTGGGTTGATTCGAGGATTGCTAGCGCAGAATGTGATCGGATCAGTACATCTCACGCCCAGCTATTGCTGGTGTGGAATACCTTGGATGTAAACATTCCCTGGGTGCATCGGTTGAGCAGAATAATGCATTCAGGTGACACTTTAGCCGAGGGCTTCTTTCCATCGGTTCATGCACCGTGGCAGCTTTACGACGAGTTGCGGCTACGGTGGAGTCAGCCAGTCACCCCGGAATTAGTGCATCAGCTAATGCATACTCGGTCATATTGGCTACGATCGACAACAGCTATTCGAGAGAAGATGACTGCAAATCTGCGTTGGTATTTGAATGAACACCTCGGTTTCCAGCCAGATCAGGAAATCCTTCTTCCCTACCGTTGCGATGCGTTCATCTATAGAAAACAAAAATAA
- the cmk gene encoding (d)CMP kinase has translation MTAITNSSALELENTDGGLIVAVDGPSGAGKSTVCRAVAKHFGAKYLDTGAMYRVATLHVLDSGINPHDAAAVAEATKNLPVSVADDPDSKSVLLGGADVSIEIRDEDVTRFVSAVSAVPEVRENLVDLQRSLVAEAGRCIVDGRDIGTNVLVDAPLKIYLTASAEVRAHRRFTQDQAAGRNVIYESVLADVVRRDALDSSRPLNPLRPAEDAVVIDTSELSLDEVLDVIIELVEQSAKGTTEK, from the coding sequence ATGACAGCAATCACAAACTCTTCGGCATTGGAACTGGAAAATACTGATGGTGGTCTAATCGTTGCTGTAGACGGCCCGTCTGGCGCGGGAAAATCTACTGTCTGCCGCGCTGTGGCGAAACATTTTGGTGCTAAATATCTCGATACGGGCGCTATGTATCGTGTTGCGACACTCCATGTGCTGGATTCTGGGATCAACCCCCATGATGCTGCAGCGGTAGCTGAGGCTACAAAGAATCTTCCGGTTTCTGTGGCGGATGATCCGGATTCCAAGTCGGTATTACTGGGCGGCGCCGATGTCTCGATTGAGATCCGAGATGAAGACGTGACTCGTTTTGTTTCAGCGGTATCTGCTGTTCCGGAGGTTCGCGAAAATCTAGTGGATTTACAGCGTTCATTGGTAGCCGAGGCTGGCAGGTGTATTGTTGACGGCCGGGACATCGGAACGAACGTGCTAGTCGACGCTCCTTTGAAGATCTATCTCACGGCATCTGCCGAAGTTCGGGCCCACCGGAGATTTACACAAGACCAAGCGGCCGGCCGAAACGTTATTTATGAATCCGTCCTTGCTGATGTTGTTCGGCGAGATGCGCTGGATTCTTCCCGTCCCCTTAACCCGTTACGGCCTGCGGAAGACGCCGTTGTAATCGATACTTCGGAGTTGAGTCTTGACGAGGTGTTAGACGTCATTATCGAGCTAGTAGAACAATCGGCGAAAGGGACAACAGAAAAATGA
- a CDS encoding segregation and condensation protein A, with amino-acid sequence MGVKSDDSTSSGEQENASAQPEITGFRIVLNNFEGPFDLLLQLISAKKMDITDVALAQVTDDFVAYTKALGESADLDEVTEFLVVAATLLDLKAARLVPRGEVDSEEDLALLETRDLLFARLLQYKAYKQVADLFARWQTQAQARYPRAVGMEDQFANLLPPVTLGHSPASFAQVAAGVFRPKPPEVVGVDHIHTVAVSVPEQAGKILDLLRLMGPHTWLNFNALTRDCTASMQVVGRFLALLELYKAQAIGIEQEESLGELRVKWTGLDVDPAVVAASNWQ; translated from the coding sequence ATGGGTGTGAAATCAGATGATTCTACGTCGTCTGGAGAACAGGAGAATGCGTCAGCGCAGCCAGAGATAACCGGTTTTCGGATCGTTTTGAATAACTTTGAGGGGCCTTTCGATCTGTTATTGCAGCTGATTTCTGCTAAGAAAATGGACATCACAGATGTGGCGTTGGCACAAGTGACAGACGATTTTGTGGCATATACAAAAGCTCTTGGTGAGTCAGCGGATCTCGACGAGGTGACGGAATTCCTTGTGGTTGCAGCGACGCTTTTAGATTTAAAAGCTGCCCGCTTAGTTCCGCGCGGTGAAGTAGACAGTGAAGAAGATCTAGCCTTGTTAGAAACTCGGGATCTTCTCTTTGCCCGATTGCTTCAGTATAAAGCTTATAAGCAAGTCGCTGATCTATTTGCTAGATGGCAAACTCAGGCTCAGGCTCGGTATCCTCGAGCAGTTGGTATGGAGGATCAATTTGCTAATTTGCTTCCACCGGTGACCTTGGGGCATAGCCCAGCGAGTTTTGCGCAGGTTGCTGCCGGGGTTTTCCGCCCGAAGCCGCCTGAGGTTGTTGGGGTGGATCATATTCACACGGTCGCGGTGTCGGTGCCGGAGCAGGCGGGTAAGATTCTTGATTTGTTGCGATTAATGGGGCCTCATACATGGTTGAACTTTAACGCTTTAACGAGAGACTGCACTGCTTCTATGCAGGTAGTTGGTAGGTTTCTTGCGTTACTTGAGTTATACAAGGCACAAGCTATTGGTATTGAACAAGAAGAATCTTTGGGGGAACTTCGCGTGAAATGGACTGGATTGGATGTTGATCCTGCTGTTGTGGCGGCTAGCAATTGGCAATAG
- a CDS encoding pseudouridine synthase has protein sequence MTPPARRDGTPEGNRSRKTQGKATKKKLSGNKPVKQKRQRSADILISNARPARKQYVSEHRAADSFDSSSEQSEGVRLQKVLAQAGVASRRHAEILIDAGRVEVNGKKIRRQGVRVNPSTDVIRVDGVRVNVNENFQYFVLNKPRGVHSTMSDELGRPCIGDLISERVVSGQRLFHVGRLDADTEGLILLTNDGELANRLMHPKYEVSKTYLATVLGEVDKGIVRQLRNGIELEDGIAKADYVQIIDIHQGKSLVRVELHEGRKHIVRRMLKAAGYPVQRLVRTKLHTVQLGEQKPGTIRALNDSELTSLYKVVEM, from the coding sequence GTGACTCCACCCGCTCGCCGTGACGGCACACCGGAAGGCAACCGTAGCCGAAAAACTCAAGGCAAGGCCACTAAGAAGAAGTTAAGTGGGAATAAGCCCGTAAAACAGAAGAGACAACGTTCGGCGGATATTCTGATTTCAAATGCACGCCCGGCACGAAAGCAATATGTCTCAGAGCACCGTGCAGCAGACAGTTTCGATTCGTCCTCTGAACAGTCGGAGGGGGTTCGGCTGCAAAAGGTTTTGGCGCAAGCTGGTGTGGCATCTCGTCGTCACGCAGAAATCCTCATTGACGCAGGCCGCGTCGAAGTAAACGGCAAGAAAATTCGGCGCCAAGGGGTTCGAGTGAATCCCAGTACTGATGTGATCCGAGTTGATGGAGTGCGTGTCAACGTTAACGAGAATTTTCAGTATTTCGTTTTGAACAAACCCCGAGGCGTGCATTCGACAATGAGTGATGAGTTGGGACGGCCCTGTATCGGCGATTTGATATCCGAGCGGGTAGTTTCCGGGCAACGTCTGTTTCATGTCGGACGCCTTGATGCAGATACCGAAGGGCTGATTTTGCTAACTAATGATGGCGAATTGGCTAACAGGTTGATGCACCCTAAATACGAAGTTTCCAAAACTTATTTGGCTACCGTTTTGGGTGAAGTTGATAAAGGTATCGTTCGCCAGTTGCGTAATGGCATCGAATTGGAGGATGGAATTGCCAAAGCGGATTACGTGCAAATAATTGACATCCATCAAGGAAAGTCTTTGGTTCGGGTTGAGTTGCATGAAGGTCGCAAGCACATTGTACGACGAATGCTCAAGGCCGCTGGTTATCCTGTTCAGCGTCTGGTTCGCACAAAGCTGCATACCGTTCAGCTTGGTGAGCAAAAGCCCGGCACGATCCGAGCACTAAACGACAGCGAACTAACAAGCTTGTATAAGGTGGTGGAGATGTAA
- a CDS encoding antitoxin has protein sequence MSLMDKAKGILNTDKGEEISDHILDKASELAKGALGEDKSAKIDEVRDSIDKKIGTDGV, from the coding sequence ATGAGCTTAATGGATAAAGCAAAGGGAATTTTGAATACCGACAAGGGAGAGGAAATTTCTGACCACATCCTTGATAAGGCATCCGAACTGGCTAAAGGCGCATTAGGCGAGGATAAATCCGCCAAAATTGATGAGGTCCGTGATTCGATCGACAAGAAGATTGGCACTGACGGAGTTTAG
- the scpB gene encoding SMC-Scp complex subunit ScpB gives MSAESEESTISPLRSQLESILLVVDNPTTVTALASATESQPETVLSQLRSIQKELNDRGSGMDLRETSDGWRLYTRQTNAPVVEKFLLDGTQSKLSRAALETLAVVAYRQPATRAQVSAVRGVNVDGVMRTLALRGLIREVDTEPISGAHRYETTELFLELLGIDSLERLPDLAPLLPEIDSIDEFELP, from the coding sequence ATGTCTGCTGAATCCGAAGAATCAACGATTTCGCCGTTGCGATCACAACTAGAGTCGATACTTCTTGTTGTGGATAACCCTACGACGGTTACGGCTTTGGCTTCTGCCACTGAAAGTCAGCCGGAAACGGTGCTTAGCCAACTTCGTAGTATCCAAAAGGAATTAAACGATCGGGGCAGTGGTATGGATCTACGCGAAACATCCGATGGATGGCGGCTGTACACTCGCCAAACCAATGCGCCAGTAGTTGAAAAGTTTTTGCTTGATGGTACCCAATCGAAACTATCGCGGGCGGCATTAGAGACACTTGCTGTTGTCGCTTACCGCCAACCTGCAACACGCGCCCAAGTGTCTGCAGTTCGAGGTGTTAACGTCGACGGAGTGATGCGTACGTTAGCATTGCGCGGGCTTATTCGGGAGGTCGACACGGAACCGATTTCAGGAGCACATCGTTACGAGACAACGGAGCTGTTTTTGGAGCTTCTCGGCATCGACTCTCTTGAAAGATTGCCTGACTTAGCGCCGTTACTTCCAGAAATTGATTCTATTGACGAATTTGAGCTGCCATGA
- the der gene encoding ribosome biogenesis GTPase Der: MSESVNSAASSHDESDFSSEKSHIDTSNGSDIYDDYIDEVFDDGSFDESEFSDPDFGENYSEEDWKQLEEAFGVGTDGHVEENLCTVAIVGRPNVGKSTLVNRFIGRREAVVEDFPGVTRDRISYLADWGGQRFWVQDTGGWDPNVKGIHAAIARQAENAMESADVIVMVVDTKVGITETDSVMAKKLQRSDVPVILVANKFDSDSQYADMAEFYALGLGDPWPVSAQHGRGGADVLDEILRLFPKEPRSASITEGPRRVALVGKPNVGKSSLLNKIAGEERSVVDNVAGTTVDPVDSIVKLENHLWKFVDTAGLRKKVKNAQGHEYYASLRTRNAIDAAEICIFMIDCSDPVSEQDQRVLNMILESGKALVLVFNKWDLMDEDRRWELEREIEQQLAHISWVKRINISAKTGRALQRLEPYMLEALESWDKRISTGQLNNWLRATIAQNPPPMKGGRVPRVLFATQASTRPPVVVLFTTGFLDAGYRRYLERKFRETFGFEGSPVRIAVRVRERRSKK; encoded by the coding sequence ATGAGCGAAAGCGTAAACTCGGCTGCATCTTCGCACGATGAATCTGATTTTTCTAGTGAAAAGAGCCACATTGATACCTCTAATGGCAGCGATATTTATGACGACTACATAGATGAAGTCTTTGATGATGGTTCGTTTGACGAATCGGAGTTTTCTGACCCGGATTTCGGCGAAAACTACTCCGAAGAAGACTGGAAACAACTTGAAGAAGCTTTTGGGGTAGGTACCGACGGGCATGTTGAGGAGAACCTTTGCACGGTCGCCATAGTCGGGCGGCCTAATGTAGGAAAATCTACTCTGGTTAACCGTTTTATCGGCCGCCGGGAAGCCGTTGTCGAGGATTTTCCTGGTGTAACCCGTGACCGGATTTCTTACCTTGCAGATTGGGGTGGCCAGCGCTTCTGGGTTCAGGACACTGGCGGTTGGGATCCCAACGTTAAAGGTATTCACGCCGCGATCGCACGTCAGGCGGAAAACGCAATGGAATCCGCTGACGTTATCGTCATGGTAGTCGACACCAAAGTCGGAATAACCGAAACCGACTCGGTGATGGCAAAGAAACTTCAACGCTCCGATGTTCCAGTTATTCTGGTGGCGAATAAATTCGACTCCGATAGTCAATATGCAGATATGGCGGAATTCTATGCGTTAGGTTTGGGTGATCCGTGGCCTGTGTCCGCACAGCACGGACGTGGTGGAGCAGACGTGTTGGATGAAATCCTTCGACTGTTTCCAAAGGAGCCACGTTCAGCATCAATTACGGAGGGACCGCGCAGAGTAGCCTTAGTAGGAAAACCAAACGTCGGAAAGTCTTCGCTGCTGAACAAAATAGCGGGGGAAGAACGCTCAGTTGTCGATAACGTTGCTGGGACTACAGTCGACCCAGTGGATTCCATAGTAAAACTGGAGAACCACCTGTGGAAGTTCGTTGACACTGCTGGATTGCGCAAAAAAGTCAAGAATGCTCAAGGACATGAATACTATGCATCACTTCGGACTCGAAATGCCATTGATGCAGCCGAAATTTGTATTTTTATGATCGATTGCTCGGACCCCGTTTCGGAGCAAGATCAGCGTGTATTAAATATGATTCTCGAGTCCGGTAAAGCTTTGGTCCTGGTTTTTAACAAGTGGGATTTAATGGATGAGGATCGACGTTGGGAGTTAGAACGAGAAATCGAGCAACAGCTAGCCCATATTTCGTGGGTGAAGCGCATCAATATATCGGCTAAGACCGGGCGTGCGTTGCAGCGACTCGAACCCTATATGTTGGAAGCCTTGGAAAGCTGGGATAAACGAATAAGCACTGGTCAGCTCAATAACTGGTTGCGTGCAACAATCGCCCAAAATCCGCCTCCGATGAAAGGTGGCCGGGTGCCTCGGGTCTTGTTCGCAACGCAAGCGTCGACCAGGCCTCCCGTTGTGGTGCTTTTTACAACTGGGTTCTTAGATGCTGGTTATCGTCGTTATCTGGAACGAAAGTTCCGGGAGACGTTTGGTTTTGAAGGATCTCCGGTTCGGATCGCAGTTCGCGTGCGTGAGCGTCGGTCAAAGAAATAG